ATTCTTGATGTCACTAATTTCAAAGATGGAGAAAACGCTTCTAAAAATACTGACAACAAAAGTATGGTCTCATCGTCAAGGAATGCGTTGCACAAGtctcaaaaaaatagtaattcTTATAGATCAACAAGCACTTATTCAAATGACACCCCTCAACGTTTAAGTACTTCAATACCTGACTCGAATTTACATCAAACCAGTAATGTTAGTAAACCTTTAAGGAAAGGAAATAGCAgtgataatataaatacgCAACATTCCAGTAGCAAAAAAAGTATTCTTAACAAATCATCTACTTTTACTAGCGGCGTCACTTCTGGACTGTTTGGACCTTCATACACGCCCTATTCTATTCCCATTCATCAACTGTCCAAACCAAAGACTAAAAGAGAAACACCATCCTTTGCCTCTCTATTTGGTAAGAAAAAGTCTAGACAAtctgaaaataattaatgaCTTAGaacttatatatatgtatatatattattattagtattgaattgtaatatttttttttttatcttatttatttatttattatataatatataatttataatttatttttttttttaattcatttgtatatttttaatgggCATTTTATAAGTCATATCATTGACAGATTTTATTGCTTTATCAAAGCATTGTTATCTTGTGatcttttatatacaaaTCTTATCATTTCGTATTTCCGTAtaaaagctttttttttttttatcatgaCTTTGTATGTTTACTttatctaaaaaaataaataaaaagttggaCAAACAGTAACTAAGTGAATATTAACTATTTGCGTTATACtgaacaaaacaaaacaaaacaaaacaaaacaaaacaaaacaaaacaaaacaaaaatgttatACTCTAAAGATTcgttattatcaaaatataaatcattGACTATCGATGAACTACCAACTCCAAGTTTTGTAATTAACTATCCACAATTTGCTAATAATTGTAACAAAATGATTAgttcaattaaaaacttaCAATCGTTAAATATTTGTCCTGTAGCCTTTAGACCACACGTTAAAACTCACAAAACCGTAGAGGGCACCTTGCTACAATTAGGTGTTGCTAACGGAAAAgatcaaaaacaaaaaggatTTACTGACCGTGTTTTAATTTCGACTTTGGCAGAAGGCTTGGGGTTAGTTTCCAATGAAACAGCAAATAAGTATATTAATGACATTTGCTACACCTTGCCAATCACTTTTAATGACAGTTTTTTTATGGAGACATTGAACAGCTTAagatctaaaaaaaaaaaccatttCCACATTTTCATTGATCATGTTAATcaattagaaaaattaattgaatATGCTTCCTCTGCCGCAGATGGTATCGATTCGAAGTTTTCCGTTTTCATCAAAATCGACGTTGGTACGCACAGGGCTGGTATCCCACCTGACTCGTCAAGTTACCACgagattttaaataaattatatactGAAAAATGTTCCAAGTATATAGACTTGTATGGGTTTTACGCCCATGCTGGACATAGCTACCACGTCGACACCCTAGCTAAAGCTCATTCCGTATTGATCGATGAGATTGAACAGGTTATTAAAGCGGCAGAAAAtgtcaaaaataataataaaccatTAGTTTTGTCAGTTGGTGCCACTCCAACCATAAATTCGCTCTATAAGGATGATTCAATAGTAAAACTTTTAACCAAAATCAAGGAGTTGGATTGTGTTTTGGAGTTGCACTGTGGAAATTACTGTATGTTGGACTTACAACAAGTTTCCACTGGTTgtgtaaaattaaatgatttaGCTGGGTATGTTTTGGGCACTGTTGTTTCCTCGTATGGTGAACAAAGAAATGAAGTCTTGACAAACACGGGTGTTTTATCTTTAACAAGAGAAACATCTGATAAGTTTCCTGGGTTCGGATTGGGTTTTGACAGTAGCGTTGTTGATTATGAAAACAATACTGACTCTTGGACTGTTGATAGATTAAGTCAAGAACATgggattttaaaaaaaactaaaggCAATACTAACAAAGCTTTACTAGAAATTGGAACAAGAGTAAAAATTTTTCCCCAGCACTCTTGTATTACAATGAACCAGTTcccttattattttgttgtgGATGAGAACAACAGAGTTGTTGACATTTGGGAACCTTTAAAAGGTTGGTAAGTCATTTTACCGTATATAAAAGAGGAGAGGAGGAacatataataatgaactatttgtcctttttccttctcccctttctattttttttctctaatATATAAAGTAAGAATTGTATGTTGGAATTTTTATCCAGTTgttctttcatttttgatCAGccaaaacttaaaaaaaaatatgagaATCTTGAAATTGTTTGAAATTACAAAGTGCTATTCAACAAATAAtgcaaaacaaaatagggctttttttttcgttcattttttaaattcgGTCATTTTCCacttgaattaaaaaacaaaaagaaaaaaaattttttttccagtttttttatttaaattcttgaaaataagaaagtgaaaaattgtattaaaaaaaaaaaaacaacaatataaaaaacaaacaccAGTACCACTATTGCCAATAAATAGTAGAAACTGACAGGTTTATTGCTTAACATCTATTAATTAGCTCAGATCTATCAACGTAGGTAACAACACATACATCAAAATATGGAAGAGATCCTcgaaatattaaataaaagagaGATTTATAGTTCTCCATTATCCATTAAATTACCtgcattaaaaaaaattgaagaatACGTAAATGAGTCCTCAAACAATGACGAAAATGCTTCAAaagttttgaataaaatttcCGAGACTTTATTGCAGACTTTTTCAGTTTATCAAGACCAAGAGTCTAAAAGGTTACTAGAAAACATCTTTATAGGTATTATGAATAAGGACAAtgacaataacaacaatggcGATACTGAAACTGTAGATAAATACTGTACCTTTATCATGAAGATAGTTTCCTCTAAGATGGGTACTAGAGCTGTTGTTGATTACATTAATATTTTCGATTGGGTGGTTAAGTTTATTGAAAATGCTTTAGccgcaacaacaacagcaataaTAACTGATGAAAGAAAACTTGCTAGACTACAAAAATTGCTAGAATTGTACGTTTATGTTACTGAATCTATAGAAATTTCATTAGAGTTTTCTAATAAACATGATTctaaacataaaaaaagaatgcGTGACCATATTTTGCAATCCACTAAGAAAGCATTTATGAAAAATGCCAgcaaaaagaattatttcCTACTATTTAAAGAGATTGATTATACCaagatttttaaaatccCAGCGGTGTACTCAGGTGTTATCTGCTTAATTGGATCCTTATCTAAATTTGTTGAACATGAGATGATTTCCACCCCTGCTGTCAGTgaaatttttatcaattcTCAGATTGTTGAGAATTTTGTTTCTTATTTTGGTAAAGACGTCATTTTAAGTAAGAACCCACCATCTGTTGAATGTTTAAAGGAATTTTTACCTCCATTTGTTTCTCGATTTTTGACTCCTACACTCTTTACCGAACATATTGTACCAAATTTGGAAAAGTGCAATCTAAGGTCTCCTGAACACTCTTTTGTTATTTCAACTGTTTTATATACGTGCTGCACCTTTCCAGTGGGGtctatttttgtttctacCAAGTTATTATCCCAGACACTTCAATCTTTAAAGTCAAGTAAGGAACATATAAGGAAAGTTTCATCAAACGCCTTGATTTCTATTTTACAAAAGGATACCACAACTGAAGAAGTGTGCGAGAAGATCGTTGATGAATTGTTTAGAACTTTAAAGACAAATTTAAGTGCTGATTTTAAGATTATTGCTGCTGACATCTTATATAATGTTCCCACCGTTGCCTATAATAATCTAGCTTCTACCATTTTGAAGCATTTGTCCAATTATGTCTCTAAGGAATCTAACGAACATGTCTTAACATACGAGTTAAATGCATTTTGTAGGCATTTGCTTGTTTTGAAAGATAAGGACGAGACTAATCAAATGCTAAAGATCCTAGACAATGGCATGAATGAtcaaaaactaaaaaaaacctGGATGTGCACTATTTTACTTAACTTTACTTTTGCATCTGAAAACGTTTACCAGGCCATCATTCAAAATCAAGAACTATGCAAATTTGTTTCAGAAACTTTAAAGGAGTCATACAAACACGATCATTTACAAATTTTGGCTTGTGTGCAATTTCTGGAAACTTTTGGTGATTATTCTACAAACGAAGCCTTTAATTTTAACGATGCCTTGGAAAATTTAGGTTTGAATTTAGTGCAGATTAGTTTGTctagaaaattaaaatataccGATCGTTTGAAAGGTCTCGCCCTTTTAAGTAgtcaatttttaaaatttccaGATGTCGTTGGAAAATCCGTTATTGCTGCTTTGGAATTCATTTGTATTAACGCGTCTGTGgttgaagaaaaattatctGTGTCAATGGCTTATATTGTTCCTGTTTTTTTCGCCATTtctcaaaaattaaatcataGCAACGAACATATAAGTGTAGAAATCCTAATCAACCTGTTATACTCAGCCCAATTCTTTGATTctcaattgaaaaagaaaaatggcTGGGCTGGCTTAGCTTTACACGCTGGATTAAACCCAGCAGAGGTTATTTCCCAAAACTCTTCCAAAATACAAGACAAATTGATATCTGtgtccaaaaataaatctttattaacTACACCATTTGCCATTGctgtttttaaaagtgCTGCTTATTCTGCCTTTATTAACCCAGATGTAATGACTCCTATTTTGaccaaaacaattaaagATGATTTTAGCCAAGCAACCTTGCAATTAAAGAATGTTACTGAACAAGATATGTATATTTGGAAGACCGAAGTTAAAGCAGGTGAGCCGGTTATAGATGTTATCTctgaatttgaaaataagaaaaagaaccaaatatcaaaaaactCAAAAGATTATGAAACTTTGAAGTGGGAAGAAAGTATTAGAAGTAAAcaaaaggggaaaaatattttaaataataagcGTAGATACACTAAAGAAGAACAAGCGTTAATCAACACTCaattggaaaaagaaactttAGTGAGGAACAAGATGGAtggaatttatttttgtttaaatcGCTCTGTCAATATTGTTAGTAATCTTGCCA
This Saccharomycodes ludwigii strain NBRC 1722 chromosome II, whole genome shotgun sequence DNA region includes the following protein-coding sequences:
- the DSD1 gene encoding D-serine ammonia-lyase DSD1 (similar to Saccharomyces cerevisiae YGL196W | DSD1 | D-serine dehydratase (aka D-serine ammonia-lyase)), with translation MLYSKDSLLSKYKSLTIDELPTPSFVINYPQFANNCNKMISSIKNLQSLNICPVAFRPHVKTHKTVEGTLLQLGVANGKDQKQKGFTDRVLISTLAEGLGLVSNETANKYINDICYTLPITFNDSFFMETLNSLRSKKKNHFHIFIDHVNQLEKLIEYASSAADGIDSKFSVFIKIDVGTHRAGIPPDSSSYHEILNKLYTEKCSKYIDLYGFYAHAGHSYHVDTLAKAHSVLIDEIEQVIKAAENVKNNNKPLVLSVGATPTINSLYKDDSIVKLLTKIKELDCVLELHCGNYCMLDLQQVSTGCVKLNDLAGYVLGTVVSSYGEQRNEVLTNTGVLSLTRETSDKFPGFGLGFDSSVVDYENNTDSWTVDRLSQEHGILKKTKGNTNKALLEIGTRVKIFPQHSCITMNQFPYYFVVDENNRVVDIWEPLKGW